DNA sequence from the Drosophila sechellia strain sech25 chromosome 3L, ASM438219v1, whole genome shotgun sequence genome:
AAACAAACCACTCAAATTACTAACCCGAACCCGATGCAAAAGGGATGAtcgtttattttttcatttctttcattttttcctATTTGTTATGCTTGCCGCATCGTCCTCCTATAGGCATTCGACCGAATTTATACTCTCCCACGACGAAAATCGAGGGAGAGATTTATTTAGGACCTACGAAAATTGTGGCCTTACTTCGCACACGTGCAAGGGTCGCTCAAAAAAGGGACCCGAAACGATCCCGAACTACCTGCAGAGAGTTGAGGAATGCGTGACTCTCATATTTGGAGAGACCGAGAAACACCTGCGCGCCAGGACTCGTCCTGATTGGTCGGCTTAGGGGTTGATTTCGCCAGGATCGGGTATTTAAGCGGTGCGCAATGCCGAATAGGACATCACATTCAATCGCAACGTTGAACAGCCAAGTTCAGTCTACCAAGCAACCAACTAACCAACCAACTAAACAGCAAAAATGGCCTACGAAACTCTGATGAACACCACCTACACCGCCACTCCTGTCTGCCAGAAGAAGACCTACACCCCAGCCAAGGCCATGAAGAAGATCTTCAAGGTGGCCAGCAAAATCTTCAAGGCATCGGGTCACCAGCAACTGAAGAACCACAGCATGCCGAAGGAGCTCCCACTGCCCACTTCCGAGGAGGAGCTGCAAAACGCCCAGAACGAACAACTGGAAGCCGAGCTCGTCCAACTGTGATcgaggaaaatgggaaatccGAAAAACAAACCCACTTCCCAATCAGCTTTAAAGACTCCAACGGAATCGGTCTCTAAACATCCGCAACAGCTTTAACTCTCCACACTGTGCAAGTGGAGATTTTAAAACGAAATGCACAAATTATCAGCTTTAATCATTGTCTTCCATCTATGTTTAAGAGAGTATgaataaatacataatattAATACCGAAACATGTTTGCATTTCTGATTTCTTATTCGAACTTTCCCTTTGTCATTGTAATTTCCTCGAAGGTTTTCCAAGAATCTGTAAGCCAAAAAACCGTTCTTACCCCGTACCCCTGACCCTGCCGCATTCACGGAACAGCGAGACCCTAAGAACCTTAgctcgaaaaacaaaaactttacCTGTTCCCTTTTGTTGGAAACCTGTTGTGGATTCGAAAAACTCGAAAAATCAAGCCGAGTGAGCCGTGGAAACCTGTTACCTCCAGGCGATTTCTGATTTTCGTTTTCAGCGCTCCTTCTTAGGGTTGGGCCCTGGACAAAATAAATCTCGAATTGCATCGGAACAGGTAGAGGGTCCCGGTCCCAGTCCCTCGGatgataaacaaaaaaaaggggcCCTTTCTGCTACGAGCAGAAACAAAGCCAATCCTATCTCAATAATAAATGCGAAAAGGCCGCACGGTTCGGTTCGATCTTTATGGCATTTCAAAGGGGGCATTCTCGTACATAAGATCGTGTGTGCGTTATGTAAATAGTTTTACATAAAGTCGATGCAGATTCCTTATTGAAAGCATACAACCAACCAGGTACAGTTCGGGATAATGTGTCACAGGTTCAGGACCAGTTGGAGTTATTAATGGCCAATGAGATCCCAAGAAAATAAtgattgcattttatttacaactttattaaataaacaaaagttcAATTGGTATTAAAAAATCGAagtaaatatttgtgtttaaaatcaaggtatataaatattattaaaatttataaatataggTGTTGAAAGTAAAATTATTAAACTgctattttttaattttgtgatTCACACTCTGTGATGTGCAGGAAATTGCTTATATTGGGATAAATCagataacaatatttaaaccATTACTAAacatttcaataaatttatttataagttaGTCGCAAAAAATGTGTTGTAGTCGCTTTACGAacaaaacaatattttatgatatgTATTTCCCGTGCCCTCTGTTTAATgactaattaattattattaattattcaaaGATTCCAAGTCCACTTACTTAATAAACCATAGACAACAAACTTCTTCAAAACAAAATACTATACTAAATATAAGGATTTCAGTTCATTTTTCTTGTAATA
Encoded proteins:
- the LOC6605713 gene encoding uncharacterized protein LOC6605713 — protein: MAYETLMNTTYTATPVCQKKTYTPAKAMKKIFKVASKIFKASGHQQLKNHSMPKELPLPTSEEELQNAQNEQLEAELVQL